A genomic window from Algoriphagus sp. Y33 includes:
- a CDS encoding S41 family peptidase has translation MKKFITAFTLFCGVNLGFAQSSAPFFILDPTLTPDAKEIVFSFEGDLWKVPVNGGSSLRLTAMEGIESKPAVSPDGKWLAFTSEQYGNKDIFLMPMEGGEIRQLTFHEAADEVESWSWESDKIYFTSNRYNNFSTYEIELTGSTPKRLFPHYFNTVHGAVVQPNTGEIYFNETWESKNFAHRKRYKGEYNPDIKSYNPATKKFSQYTDYEGKDFGATIDRNGNVYFQSDEANGEYNLYTFKETAKTQLTDFPASIMWPKVSANGEKIVFRKDYQVFVYDVETGNTSQPIISIYQNQTLQKELTRQVAGNIANFDVSPDGNKMAFVSRGVLFISDVKGKFVQKIPTDPKEAVGEVKWLADNKTLIYSRTVKGYHNWFTTSAQNPKEEKQLTDDKFKNRQLTLNKDRTLGIYIGGRNEVREIDLKTMNSKTLVEDELWGLYTPNAYLSPDDEYVVFSPIRNFEREVIVYHRASRKTINLTETFVTETSPYWSPDGKYIYFSSDRTHASYPYGTTDAHIYRMKLDKFAELFKSDKVAALFKEESADDEKKKEDREKDNKEKEDKSSPKVKITLGDLMDRLELVGPSFGQQSSPVVHQKEDKIWVFYTSNHDQGDSKLWKTTLEDFEKTKTEKVSDDKVYGFELVEAKDKMYLLAGGRVYTLDPASNKTEEIKISQAFDKKLGDEFEQMYYEAWAGMEQNFYDGDFHGESWEELRDRYAEFLPYVTSREHLRTIFNDMLGELNTSHFGFNSYGEEEKGYFGTRSMNAGIVFDEDKPYTVNRVLKHSPADLEPMPVMPGDQLLAVNGVKIDPNLNREQYFAVPTMTEELTLTFDRKGEEVMLKVHPASMGEMKTWLYDEWMDQNEAYVDGKSGDKISYIHMKNMGGGELQHFLEKMVSMKGNREGLILDLRYNTGGNVHDKVLQFLSQKNYLQWKYRDGKLTNQPNFSPADKPIVLLINEQSLSDAEMTAAGFKELGLGTIVGTETYRWIIFTSGQGLVDGSFYRLPAWGCYTLDGRNLEKDGVEPDIRVDEGFVDRLDGSQKQLDKAIEVIMEKIK, from the coding sequence ATGAAAAAATTTATAACTGCTTTCACGCTTTTCTGTGGAGTCAATCTGGGATTTGCCCAATCCTCAGCCCCCTTTTTTATTCTTGATCCCACGCTGACGCCGGATGCTAAGGAAATTGTTTTCAGCTTTGAGGGAGATCTTTGGAAAGTTCCTGTGAACGGAGGTTCTTCATTGCGTTTGACTGCTATGGAAGGGATCGAGAGCAAGCCGGCGGTCTCCCCAGATGGAAAATGGCTGGCATTTACTTCTGAGCAGTATGGCAACAAAGACATTTTTCTAATGCCGATGGAGGGTGGGGAAATACGGCAATTGACATTCCATGAGGCGGCAGATGAAGTGGAATCCTGGAGCTGGGAGAGTGATAAGATTTATTTTACTTCCAATCGCTACAATAACTTTTCGACCTATGAAATCGAACTAACCGGTTCTACACCAAAGCGACTTTTTCCACATTATTTCAATACCGTTCACGGAGCGGTAGTCCAGCCCAATACAGGGGAAATTTACTTCAACGAAACATGGGAAAGCAAGAATTTTGCTCACAGAAAACGCTACAAAGGAGAATACAACCCCGATATTAAGTCTTACAATCCGGCAACGAAGAAGTTTTCGCAGTACACAGACTACGAAGGGAAGGACTTTGGAGCGACCATAGATCGAAATGGAAACGTGTATTTTCAATCCGATGAGGCCAACGGAGAATATAACTTATACACATTTAAGGAAACTGCCAAAACACAGTTGACAGACTTCCCGGCTTCTATCATGTGGCCAAAGGTGAGTGCAAACGGGGAGAAAATTGTCTTTCGAAAGGATTATCAGGTTTTTGTCTATGATGTAGAAACAGGCAACACCTCTCAGCCGATCATTTCCATCTATCAAAACCAAACACTCCAAAAGGAGCTTACGCGGCAGGTAGCCGGAAATATTGCCAATTTTGATGTGTCGCCCGATGGGAATAAGATGGCTTTTGTGTCCCGGGGTGTTCTTTTTATCTCAGATGTAAAAGGGAAATTTGTGCAGAAAATTCCTACAGATCCAAAAGAAGCTGTGGGAGAAGTGAAGTGGCTGGCAGACAACAAAACACTTATTTATTCACGTACGGTCAAGGGATATCATAATTGGTTCACTACCTCAGCCCAAAATCCCAAAGAGGAGAAGCAACTGACTGATGATAAATTCAAGAATCGTCAACTGACGTTGAATAAGGATCGAACACTCGGAATATACATAGGTGGAAGAAATGAAGTGCGTGAGATAGATCTCAAAACAATGAATAGCAAAACACTCGTCGAAGATGAGCTATGGGGACTTTACACTCCAAATGCCTACCTATCGCCGGATGATGAATACGTGGTTTTCAGTCCAATCCGGAATTTTGAGCGGGAAGTGATCGTCTATCACAGAGCGTCTCGGAAGACTATCAACTTAACAGAGACATTCGTGACAGAAACATCACCTTATTGGTCTCCCGATGGCAAATACATTTACTTTTCCTCAGATCGTACCCATGCGAGTTATCCTTATGGAACTACTGATGCGCATATTTACAGGATGAAGCTGGATAAGTTTGCGGAGCTATTCAAGTCGGATAAAGTCGCAGCATTATTCAAAGAAGAGTCAGCCGATGACGAAAAGAAAAAGGAAGATAGGGAAAAAGATAACAAGGAAAAGGAAGATAAGTCTTCTCCGAAAGTAAAGATCACCCTGGGAGACTTAATGGATAGATTGGAACTGGTAGGCCCGTCTTTTGGGCAGCAGTCCAGTCCTGTGGTTCATCAAAAAGAGGACAAAATATGGGTCTTCTATACCTCAAATCATGATCAGGGAGATTCCAAACTGTGGAAGACTACCTTGGAGGATTTTGAAAAAACCAAAACGGAGAAAGTCAGTGATGACAAAGTCTACGGTTTTGAACTGGTAGAGGCTAAAGATAAGATGTACCTATTGGCAGGGGGAAGAGTGTATACGCTTGATCCGGCGAGCAACAAGACAGAGGAAATTAAGATCTCTCAGGCTTTTGACAAGAAGCTGGGCGACGAGTTTGAACAGATGTATTACGAAGCTTGGGCCGGAATGGAGCAAAACTTCTATGACGGTGATTTTCATGGGGAAAGTTGGGAGGAGTTACGTGATCGCTATGCTGAGTTTTTACCATACGTAACCAGCCGTGAGCACCTCCGCACTATTTTCAATGATATGCTGGGTGAGTTGAATACCTCTCATTTTGGTTTTAACTCCTACGGGGAAGAAGAAAAAGGTTATTTCGGCACACGTTCGATGAATGCCGGGATAGTATTTGATGAGGACAAGCCATATACGGTCAACCGTGTTTTGAAGCACAGCCCTGCCGATCTTGAGCCTATGCCTGTAATGCCGGGAGATCAATTGTTGGCGGTAAATGGAGTGAAAATCGACCCAAATCTGAATAGAGAGCAATATTTTGCCGTGCCTACCATGACAGAGGAACTGACATTGACTTTTGACAGAAAGGGTGAGGAAGTCATGTTGAAAGTTCATCCTGCTTCCATGGGAGAAATGAAAACTTGGCTTTACGATGAGTGGATGGATCAAAATGAAGCTTATGTGGACGGGAAGTCGGGGGATAAAATCTCATACATCCACATGAAGAATATGGGAGGAGGCGAGTTGCAGCATTTTCTGGAGAAAATGGTCTCTATGAAAGGTAATCGGGAGGGGCTTATCCTGGATCTGCGCTATAATACCGGAGGGAATGTCCACGATAAAGTGCTGCAGTTTCTTAGCCAGAAGAACTATCTGCAATGGAAATACCGTGATGGTAAGCTGACGAACCAGCCGAATTTCTCTCCGGCTGACAAACCAATTGTACTCCTAATCAATGAGCAATCCCTTTCGGATGCGGAGATGACCGCAGCAGGTTTCAAGGAATTGGGTTTGGGAACCATCGTAGGAACTGAAACCTATCGCTGGATTATCTTCACATCGGGGCAGGGCTTGGTGGATGGTTCTTTTTACAGGCTCCCGGCTTGGGGATGCTACACGCTGGACGGGAGAAATCTGGAAAAGGACGGTGTAGAACCTGATATTCGGGTAGATGAAGGATTTGTGGATAGACTTGATGGTAGTCAAAAGCAGCTGGATAAGGCGATAGAGGTGATAATGGAGAAGATAAAATGA
- a CDS encoding YcxB family protein produces MIVKTKKYQLPTGTYIKMALVNILKEQWWVIPIALVIMCGYFWIPSIWWIIGALIAYGLYVLFWAIQFTGVTQMEQNKVIFDKMAYEIDSRQILMKINTKQGMPVQWNMIKNAEVRKDAYVLYMSKAQFIHLPFRIFNSDNERKFMETILKRKELIK; encoded by the coding sequence ATGATCGTAAAAACAAAAAAATACCAACTCCCAACCGGCACCTACATCAAAATGGCTCTGGTCAATATTTTGAAAGAGCAGTGGTGGGTAATCCCAATCGCGCTGGTGATCATGTGCGGTTATTTCTGGATTCCTTCGATTTGGTGGATAATCGGTGCGTTGATAGCTTATGGCCTTTACGTGTTGTTCTGGGCGATTCAGTTTACAGGAGTAACGCAGATGGAGCAAAACAAAGTGATATTTGACAAGATGGCTTACGAGATCGACAGCCGCCAGATCTTGATGAAGATCAACACCAAGCAGGGAATGCCCGTGCAGTGGAATATGATCAAAAATGCCGAGGTAAGAAAAGACGCTTATGTACTATACATGTCCAAAGCCCAGTTTATCCACCTTCCTTTCCGGATTTTTAACTCTGACAATGAGCGGAAATTTATGGAAACAATATTAAAGCGTAAGGAGCTGATCAAATAA
- a CDS encoding Fur family transcriptional regulator: protein MSSPLSILQSHKLRITDCRQEIIREFLDKQVALAHSDLEDSLDSQFDRVTIYRTLKTFVDKDVVHKVLDDSGATKYALCSHEEENHNHEHVHFKCETCGETTCLEAIVLPNIKLPKGFQKKEMSLLVQGVCNKCH, encoded by the coding sequence ATGTCATCTCCTCTCTCTATACTTCAAAGCCATAAACTGCGCATTACTGACTGTCGCCAAGAGATTATTCGTGAATTTTTGGATAAGCAAGTGGCACTAGCTCACTCGGATTTAGAAGATTCATTGGACAGCCAGTTTGACCGGGTCACGATTTACCGCACCCTAAAGACTTTTGTAGACAAAGACGTGGTGCACAAGGTACTAGACGATAGCGGAGCTACTAAATATGCCCTCTGCTCACATGAAGAAGAAAATCATAACCACGAACATGTGCACTTCAAATGTGAAACCTGTGGTGAAACTACCTGTCTGGAGGCTATAGTGCTTCCAAACATTAAGCTTCCGAAAGGGTTTCAAAAGAAAGAAATGAGTTTACTAGTGCAGGGTGTCTGCAATAAGTGCCATTAA